Proteins co-encoded in one Kocuria flava genomic window:
- the rplP gene encoding 50S ribosomal protein L16, which yields MLIPRRVKYRKQHHPKRSGAAKGGTTVAFGEWGIQALTPAYVTNRQIEAARIAMTRHIKRGGKVWINIYPDRPLTKKPAETRMGSGKGSPEWWVANVKPGRVMFELSGVSEEVAREALRLAIHKLPMKARIVRREGGE from the coding sequence ATGCTCATCCCACGTCGTGTGAAGTACCGCAAGCAGCACCACCCCAAGCGGTCCGGTGCTGCCAAGGGCGGCACCACCGTCGCCTTCGGCGAGTGGGGCATCCAGGCGCTCACGCCGGCCTACGTGACGAACCGTCAGATCGAGGCCGCCCGTATCGCCATGACCCGCCACATCAAGCGTGGCGGCAAGGTCTGGATCAACATCTACCCGGACCGTCCCCTGACCAAGAAGCCCGCCGAGACCCGCATGGGCTCCGGCAAGGGCTCGCCCGAGTGGTGGGTCGCCAACGTCAAGCCGGGCCGCGTCATGTTCGAGCTCTCCGGCGTGTCCGAGGAGGTCGCCCGTGAGGCGCTCCGCCTGGCGATCCACAAGCTCCCGATGAAGGCGCGCATCGTGCGTCGCGAAGGTGGTGAATGA